Part of the Apis mellifera strain DH4 linkage group LG16, Amel_HAv3.1, whole genome shotgun sequence genome, TGGTCTCGGAGGAAGAGCTGGTTTTCCTCCGTTTCCATTAGAAGAAGTATCTTCCGAACTTGAATCTTCTTGATTGCCCACTTGACTTAAATTTACTAAAAGATaacgatgtaaaaaaaagtaaagcttgttgaaactaaaatattcttaatttcttttatatcaaaagcatgaatatgcaaattttctttttattagacatgagataaatattttttaatttatttttaatttcaaattaaagtgATAAAAcgatactttataataaaattaaattttgaaaatatactaatatatcaaaaatattgattttgataattatcttgtatctctatattttaaaattttataaattatcgatttgtgtattcattttcttgatgtaaaaaatatcttaattattcaaacttttgttttttagataattaccACTTGAATATGCACCCTGCATGCCTCTTCTTCTAAGAACTGATGGTAAATTACTATTGGAAGAAgagtttgattttatttgatgattgattttattctGTGAACTAATTGTTGGTCTCATTAATGCATTGATTCTATTATTTCCTGCTTGATTGTTCCAGCTTCTACCATTTCCCGCTCCAACGTCTGATTCGGAATCACTCTGTAACATTatcgttgaaataaaaaatatatttcttaagatttgatataatgtaataatgtataaaaaattacctgATTTAAAACACCAACACTACTACTTCTTGTCATGTGAGAGGAATGATTTTTCGTTGAAGTATGCCGAGATTGATTCCCGATATTTGCACTTCCTAATCCACTTCTCGTCGAAGCATTCGTATTCTTATTACCTATTTTCCCTGAAACTATTAAAATAcgttaatgaaaattcaatttgttatttaaaaaaaattataaaattttacatatttacctATAAGTAATTCTAcgcagaaaaaaatttcgttcaatatttaacatttaatttaatatgaataaacatTCTTTAAAACAAAGGAGATAACATGATAATAactaaattattcgatacttTGAATAACAACATCAAaacaataatgatttttaacatAGACTTAACACAAACAACTtagattaaaatcattttatatatatataaatttaatttatttttaaacatcattaatattataatcaaaacatcaaaatatcgattaaagattttatattgtaaggGGGTCGTTccaaagtatattttaaaaggtttaaaataactttatgtcataattttgatatttagtaAAGGATAGTTTTTGTTGTTAAaaggaataagaaataattttgctaTAGTCAGACCAAGTActagttttgaaaatatactttaatcaTAAGCGCAAGTATCTACTTAAATAATTCTCATTGGAAAGACCCTTATAGATGTGGCACACAATGAAACAAGGATACCTTGTATTGGACCATGCAGTAACCTATTTGGTGGGCTGACGGAAAGATCACTCAGCGAGCAGGCACGTCGCATGCCACCCCCCTCTTCTTCATTGTCAAAAACTTTTGACGAGATTCGCCCCCCACTACTGCCAACTGTCGACAACAACACGCACACACATGCACTAAGCTACAGTTCTTTTTCCCTTAgctcaaaatttttgattgtatatttgttatgattgtatcttttttttttcttttttttcagtacACCAGTTACCTTAGCTAGATCTATCTTTTAAGTCtgatatattatgaatgaaatattgcaatactactgtatttttaatctaatttatattcaaagatAATCATTTAGAATAAGtgtcattttaattttgataaattaaaaatatattatcaaagttATGATTACTTTTTctgatacatataatttattatatgatcctattttcaagatataagCAAAAGTAGTTTTGATATTacatatctaatttttaaagtttagaataattgtatattataatatatatatagctagtaaaaatataacagaTATAGAAATATCCAGATTTTCTGAAATTGGCAAATTGGCagcagaaataataatagaatctgCAATGTATTGCGTGATGACAGAAACACACAATttctaatatcaatttattgttCGATTCgcctattaaaaatgaatcaaaaatatatgacaAAACATCTactaatctaaatttaattcaaatttatataatctaatttttataaatatgatatgtattatttatcaaaaatatttttatacatttatatattatatttttacatatatatatttttatatatttagaaaactaAAGCAAGTTATATGTATAGGAAAAAGTTTAGAATGATAAtcttaataacatatttcaagAATATGGTGACaactattctaaataattatcacaatgaattataataatataaattgtaattttagaaattttaaaaatataagaattaaataagcagctttctattttttctctcatgCATATTGCGaaagcaataaattaattgaacgataaaatataatataattaactttaaaagTTATCACTAGCTTTGgcatttttaaaatgcaaaaataaagatgCAAAGTATGTGTTGAATGcgtaaaataagtataaaactAAGGTTCAAAATCAATCGTGTAATTTAGTACTTTACTTATactaaatgaatgaaatttctataatataatggtataatatattagcattattgattaatacgATTGATTTTAacacaaaatttcattactaAAATAaggtaaaaaattcaatagtgTGGAACaaggaaaaggaataaaacTACATCGTAAGGACAAAACATGCTGTTGATCATATGTCATgccaaatcaaaaaataagaaaatattgataatatattaaactgaAAAGTACATGATTGCTATCGTCTTAAtaagataatgaaataagaaaatctttcaccgtataataataagaagaatatgaAGAGTATCTTGactatatgataaaaattaacattcgcACGTAGAacacaaaggaaaaaaaaaagagagtgaacaattaaaaatttatataatcgtgctactatatatcatataacaatatttacacGATTTGCAGTTGTCATAAGAAACTCAAATAGACATTTAATGACTCGTTCCTCGATTTTCTTGCCCAACACTTTGTCAACACTTTTATctgatatttatatcttatattttttttcctcttaaaTTCTCAAGAATTTCGTTCTCTTATTGTAGTCATATTCTCTCTGGGCATTGAAATCGATAATCGAGCAGCGAAAAAcatcatgaaataaatttgtatttcagCATCCAAATAAGAAAGTATGTACTATTCAACAAACAGGAACAAAATGAATGTTACAAgagaacaattttctttcctgtGTATGCTGTAAGTACCTGCATAAAGATGTTTAGACGGCAGTATGACTTGATTAATGGTGGGTAATGTTTTAGTCCATTTCATGTGACTCTGACATCGCGAGGCTGGCGGCCACATTCTTTTTGGTGAATTGGTACAACTCGAGGCGGACGTTGAGGAACCGCTTTCCATTATCGATCTGTCTATAGCAGACGTGTCCGCAAAATCGCTATCCTCGCCTCCAGAATGAAATCTAATGTCACGCCTCAAAGAACAAAATCTACCGTCTCTTTCCGCCTCCAATTTGGCAAAGTTCTCGCTCGTTTCTTGGCAGTGTGACATTCGCAGACATTTctctttcataaaatattgctCTCTTCTCACCAAGTTCTCAAATTCCTTTGAAAGCAATTTCACTGTTCCTTCGATGGCTCGAGTGATTCTGAGATCAACACTCGCGTCTAAATTGTCAATACGTGCATTCGTACTTAACAAATTAGATGCAGTTTGCATACTCGTTGTCTGTAAGTCACAGTTGGTACCATTAGGCTCCAAAGAATCGTAAGTTTCCTGGGTATCTTTCGTCGGAATTTGAGACTCGAAGCAGCAACGTCGATCCGTGTGTGAAGCGTCTATTTGATCCTGCTGATAACTTTTCGTTTGACAAGTAGAATCGTTTGGATCGAAAGCAAAGTTGTCCATCGGACCACCAGCGTCATAGACAATACCTTTGTCGGATCGTCGAGTTTGTAAGctgtaaaatttgattttcgagTCTTTATCTTCGCCACCCTGTAAAGAATAATTGGAAGATTGTAACAACTGCTCGATCCTTTTGGAAGTATGCAAGTTTTCGTTCCCATCCTCAGTCTTTGCATCTGTATCATTTCTCACTGTTCCTCGAGACTCCTCCGTACGAGACTTGTTCGTGTAATCATCGGATTCTTGGGATTTAACACGGGAAGATTGAGGCGTTGAATCTACGTATTTGTTCCACGCGGGGCGTGCCCTGTTCCTCATACTTTGCGTCCGAGCGGAATTCCGTTTAGGCTTGGGCGGTTTATGGGCCACGAAATCGTTCAGAATCAGCATTGATTGCGGCTCTTTCGGGACTTTCAAACTGCTGCTTCGCGAGATCGTGTCCGATTTCGTTCCAATTCTCATTTCAACATTAGTGTCATTTTGATCATTGAAGTTAAACTCGTAATAAATACAGGTTGCAGGTTGGACATTATCctctctataattattttcgttccTCACTTGACTTATTCGCGTGTCTTGAAGAGATTTTGATCTGAATACCGCCCGACAAGACGACTCGTTGACGGCATTCTCAGTATTGTTTGATTGTTCCACAGCGTTGTTAGGATTACCGCTGTACGTTTCCGAATTTTGCCTTTTTCGTTTGTAATGAGAGTCGAATAGCATTTCCAACGGTGCAGATTTTACCAAAGAGTCTGAGTCGTCGGTTAACACGCTCTCGGTACTTCGGTGATCAATATTCTCATGTAACGGGAACATTTGATAATCGGATTCATCTGTCAAAATGCTCTCGTGGCTTCGACCGGCTTGCATCTTTCGACGAGACAAGAAGAAGCTTGCACTCGAGTGCCTGTCGTTGTCATAGTGACTGTAATCCAAAATCTCAGCGCTTCCTTTCGAAAAAGATTCCACGGAAGCATCTGAAAGGATGCTCTCTTGGGATCCGGTTAGAATCCGTTTAGGAAAATTCTGATAGGTCGAATAGTTTCTTTGAACAGCTTGATTGTCCATGTGCATATTATTTATCTGATAATCACTGACGCACCTGCGAGgtggatttttaaaatcaccTTCCAGAGAGTCGTCGCTAAAGTTTCCATTTCCTTCGTCCCCATCGTCCATTACatcattcaaattttcgatGTTACGCTCGTTCATGGCCGGCAAACTCTCGAAAGACTTGGCTATATTCTCCATGTCTTCCTCGTTATCATCGAGGCCGATAAAATAGCTGCACGATCGTCTTTTTTGCGCGAATCTTGCAAATCGGCTGACATTCTTTTTACACTGTTCCTTCAAGAGCTTTAACTCTTCGCACACAGGCGAGTCGGGTAAAGATTGATTTGGTTTGTTCAGCGATAGCTTATACTTTTCAGTTTTCTTTAGAGTTAATGTTAACGGTCGACTAAGAGATGGCTTTGTCTTGTCACTTATACACGACGTAGTCGGGCTTTTGGATAAGCAGTTTTCAGTCGAAATATCTAACTTAGGTAGCGCATTACCCACACCTGATATTTTGTTAACGAGTTGTTGAGGTTTTAATGGGGGCTTTGGATTCGGCATAGGTTTACAGGGATTAATCGGTTTCGAGTATTGATTTTGTTGACCAGATTTGTTACCTGTACTTAATCTATTTGAACGATGATGTTTCTCCGGTATATGACTGCTCAAGTCGGTTATACTTTGACTTGTTTTCAACGATGATTTATAGCCAACCTATAATAACagataattatgtattacgatttatatattaaacttgcaaatctatttataatatggtataatttatggaataaatatCGCAATGCTAACACTTTGCAATTTCTTTCTAGTTTCCTCTATTCTCCTTTGTAATTCTTCGCGCTTCTTTACAACATCTGCATCACCTCTTGCTTGTTTCGTTGCATTTACTACTGCAGCGTTGCGAACCTTATTACTACCATTATCGCCACCGCTGAgtctaaaaatatacaaattaattttcaaacaaatctactaaataattaaaaaagttttattgtttttttttaacaaaaaagtaatataaaaaacaaaattttattcattaaaataattcattaaaataaatattcttattctttttaacaaattataaaaatttttgttcaatattttctttttataatttgagatCTTTTGAAtaagaagtaaataaaaaatattcatttatgaattataaacgCTTCCTgaattcatcatcatcataatTAAACAGATATGcatattattggaaatttataattccaaGTAAAATTCACCACATActcatttttaaatcttaattaaaaatatttgcagctatctctatataaattttatagataatttttttattatatttttttatcataaagcattcttaattatttaatatttttttcagtaaaTGAGATTTACCTTCCATGGAACTGAGAACTGATACTAGTCGTTTTGGCGCTTCTATTCGTAGGCTCTTCGGCACCGCTAAGAGATTCAAAagcatttttaagaaatttttcgcgATGACTCTGTTTAGCTAATTGATCGAATCCTTCTGAACTAGCTTCCGACAGCATGGACAGAGGATTTCGTTCAGCACTAGGTGTCGAAGCGCCACCCTCGGAATCCGAATCGTCTTGACTGCCCGAAGCAGTTAACTCGCTCGTTCGACCACTTTCTCCATTTCTTGGTTTTTTTTGCCTCCTTTGAGAcctataaaagtaaaatgttttaataatcttttttccaaaTCAAATCTAGACGttatgagaaattttcaaattaaattacttcaaaattatttcatttatttcagaaaaattatttaaatttgaaatagcaCAAAtgtttcatgaaatattttataaagtagaaagtaaattaatgtatttgtgaataaatttatttgctacttcataaaataaattatttaccttttttttaactattatttattatttcttattatatattatatatttatttaattaattgtataaaaataacaaattatttaaaataattatctttaaattattaattaaaataaattttaatttttatcatgcataaattttaaaagtaaatcgtACAATATCTCTAACCTTCGAAGCTCTTCTACATCCATCGCATTTACAGTAAATTGATTTGAGACTGTGTCTTCTGGTGCAGGATAATACATCAATCTATGATGAGACTTTTCTGAACCAGTTGTTCCATTCTCTCCTTCGGAATAATCTTCCACATCTCCATCATGCTCGGTACTTTCATGATCCTATATACATTAAtgcatacatattttattccttttttttttaaattcatttcatatacAAACTATTGTTATTCGATAAAGCatgaatttcaaatgttttgaGGTTTTAGGTATGTAAttgttataacaaatttaagcAGCAAACATAATAAATGCGACTTAAAAGACATAAATACAGAAAACCATGTGTTTGTtttcagataaatatatatttaaatgtcttTTTGTTCGATTGCATTACTGTTTGGCGATGCTTTGTTACAGGGGCGTCTGAGGTGTTAATAAGATATACCTCAAATTTAAAGCTGCCAAGACTGCTATCGTCGGTATGATGACGACTCCTTGATTGTCGTGTCAATTCCGTGATATTGCTACCTCTAGTTACAGTCACGTTACCACCGATCACCTATGTCATCGGTTGAAACAAAATACAATCAACACAAAACAATCGCGAACAAATAATTGGACgctaagatgaaaaaaaaaaaaaatagaaaaaaaaatagaaagaaaaaaaatcaaatgtgAAAgctgaatgaatgaaataaatacaatctgtcgtcaatctttttttttttttcgcaagcTATCTGCGATTCGCAAATACACactaataacaattattggataacaaataagttattataattattttgttattgggAATCAGTTAGTACCTGTTTTGTTTCATCTGCTAATTCTCTGTAACTATCTGGACAAGGTTGAAATATAGTTTCATCCTCTTCCTAGAATCAGTTATCGATTGTTAATATATCGcgtatttgatttaaaaaaaaaaaaggaaagtaataatttattaatatatattaatttattagtagTTCACTCATCACTGATTAAGAtcgatatgaaattaaattaattatttaaaataaatatgtaaaaatatatctcaatgATTTTGATACTCTTGAAGTATATATGTCAAGATCATCAttctgaacaatttttttctataacgaTTGCTTTTTTGCagatataatctaaatatttttgatattacatatacttttaaaatttgaaatatttaaagtataactaaatttaaattttatttggattaaGTTTtggttagatatatatattatttcttttaatctataCCATAGCTTCAATTAACAGttgaatagattttaatataatttaatgtaatgattttgatttgaattatttgcatcaaaaaataaattaaactagaatatcttttaaataaattcaatctaatttaaacttatacgtataatataatccAAACTTATTTAAAACCTATTTACTCTACATAAAcctactttaatttaaaagttaagtaataattatatgtacaaCTATCTTAAAACGATGATTCTGACAATGTTTTAAGATCATCGAAATCactaagataatttttttagaaattatcaaaattatttattaatatatattaatgcattAGGAAATaggatgatattaaaattaggtcgagaaaattattgaaaaattaatgaataatatctccttatttaaattaatagaaaatgatcCTAcccttttaataataattgtttctctACGATAATCACTGCTACACTTGGTCTCAGTTCCACT contains:
- the LOC100576709 gene encoding uncharacterized protein LOC100576709 isoform X2, giving the protein MMEPPVTSKVLRAPSLKRGQENVRIQDRIKLERVLGVTVSSNAALDCDATSELVAYPAGCTVVLFNPRKNTQAHVLNACRKTVTSLALAGDGRFLATGECGHMPNVRVWDISDPYNAVQFAEFSGHKYGINCVAFSPSNKYVVSVGSQHDMIVNVWDWRNNVKVASNKVSSKVKAVCFAENGNYFVTVGNRHVKFWYLEYSRSAKYKEPVPLMGRSAILGEQRNNDFVDVACGRGEMADSTYAITKTGLLCEFNNRRLLDKWVELRTSSANCMAVGDKYIFIGCAEGIVRCFSPNTLQFITTLPRTHYLGVDVAQGLSISHMSQHPTNARYPDAIALAFDERNNKLTCVYNDHSIYVWDVRDIRRVGKSHSFLYHSACIWGVEMYPTGSDSVGAMPAGSFITCSSDDTIRVWNLEKDISPNDTLYKRNIYSNELLKVLYIDQELTYLKDLDLAAAGSTEKSDASYDSRNGVRSIRISPDGKHLASGDRSGNIRIHDLSSLDELCLIEAHDAEVLCLEYSKFSRYSTEPPRLLASASRDRLIHVFSVDQGYNFLQTLDDHSSSITAVRFFNQSNQNNQIQMVSCGADKSIIFRQLQSTPGGMPQFARGHNAQGKTTLYDMEVDSGQKHVLTACQDRNIRVYNVTTGKHSKTFKGSVGEDGSLIKVVLDASGIYVATSCTDKTLCVYDYYSGECMATMLGHSELVTGLRFSPDCRNLVSASGDGCIFVWRVPRDMVVTMQARLAQQAMRAGKRPSQVNGTGIDIQLDNETFGSPPPEFLDPNANPTSQNVGVDYRFSVGQLPLWAKKQINTANADESTVLGSNVRSLGVDLPKGRWAQRVQQGDGITVKSVYDSDEVIPFPPPRGAIDSDGGGGGGGSKDSSIDSGTETKCSSDYRRETIIIKREEDETIFQPCPDSYRELADETKQVIGGNVTVTRGSNITELTRQSRSRHHTDDSSLGSFKFEDHESTEHDGDVEDYSEGENGTTGSEKSHHRLMYYPAPEDTVSNQFTVNAMDVEELRRSQRRQKKPRNGESGRTSELTASGSQDDSDSEGGASTPSAERNPLSMLSEASSEGFDQLAKQSHREKFLKNAFESLSGAEEPTNRSAKTTSISSQFHGRLSGGDNGSNKVRNAAVVNATKQARGDADVVKKREELQRRIEETRKKLQSVGYKSSLKTSQSITDLSSHIPEKHHRSNRLSTGNKSGQQNQYSKPINPCKPMPNPKPPLKPQQLVNKISGVGNALPKLDISTENCLSKSPTTSCISDKTKPSLSRPLTLTLKKTEKYKLSLNKPNQSLPDSPVCEELKLLKEQCKKNVSRFARFAQKRRSCSYFIGLDDNEEDMENIAKSFESLPAMNERNIENLNDVMDDGDEGNGNFSDDSLEGDFKNPPRRCVSDYQINNMHMDNQAVQRNYSTYQNFPKRILTGSQESILSDASVESFSKGSAEILDYSHYDNDRHSSASFFLSRRKMQAGRSHESILTDESDYQMFPLHENIDHRSTESVLTDDSDSLVKSAPLEMLFDSHYKRKRQNSETYSGNPNNAVEQSNNTENAVNESSCRAVFRSKSLQDTRISQVRNENNYREDNVQPATCIYYEFNFNDQNDTNVEMRIGTKSDTISRSSSLKVPKEPQSMLILNDFVAHKPPKPKRNSARTQSMRNRARPAWNKYVDSTPQSSRVKSQESDDYTNKSRTEESRGTVRNDTDAKTEDGNENLHTSKRIEQLLQSSNYSLQGGEDKDSKIKFYSLQTRRSDKGIVYDAGGPMDNFAFDPNDSTCQTKSYQQDQIDASHTDRRCCFESQIPTKDTQETYDSLEPNGTNCDLQTTSMQTASNLLSTNARIDNLDASVDLRITRAIEGTVKLLSKEFENLVRREQYFMKEKCLRMSHCQETSENFAKLEAERDGRFCSLRRDIRFHSGGEDSDFADTSAIDRSIMESGSSTSASSCTNSPKRMWPPASRCQSHMKWTKTLPTINQVILPSKHLYAVSGKIGNKNTNASTRSGLGSANIGNQSRHTSTKNHSSHMTRSSSVGVLNQSDSESDVGAGNGRSWNNQAGNNRINALMRPTISSQNKINHQIKSNSSSNSNLPSVLRRRGMQGAYSSVNLSQVGNQEDSSSEDTSSNGNGGKPALPPRPRSISIDHSAANLSLPTTVRRSGSTTIISNGRSGNSTIGQNANRMSTANRNQLDPSPQELPVKDTDRAIDVASAELSTQLCNTIADELTRTADNVVQLYKRLTIDNEDDPSRASIDRDTMLRGLESSVNETMRTLRLVVSGESHEGTTSTENVTINEATAKFQELLAGQDQGKVVNMMQQYSELLLNMMQQRMGGAQSSHT
- the LOC100576709 gene encoding uncharacterized protein LOC100576709 isoform X4 → MMEPPVTSKVLRAPSLKRGQENVRIQDRIKLERVLGVTVSSNAALDCDATSELVAYPAGCTVVLFNPRKNTQAHVLNACRKTVTSLALAGDGRFLATGECGHMPNVRVWDISDPYNAVQFAEFSGHKYGINCVAFSPSNKYVVSVGSQHDMIVNVWDWRNNVKVASNKVSSKVKAVCFAENGNYFVTVGNRHVKFWYLEYSRSAKYKEPVPLMGRSAILGEQRNNDFVDVACGRGEMADSTYAITKTGLLCEFNNRRLLDKWVELRTSSANCMAVGDKYIFIGCAEGIVRCFSPNTLQFITTLPRTHYLGVDVAQGLSISHMSQHPTNARYPDAIALAFDERNNKLTCVYNDHSIYVWDVRDIRRVGKSHSFLYHSACIWGVEMYPTGSDSVGAMPAGSFITCSSDDTIRVWNLEKDISPNDTLYKRNIYSNELLKVLYIDQELTYLKDLDLAAAGSTEKSDASYDSRNGVRSIRISPDGKHLASGDRSGNIRIHDLSSLDELCLIEAHDAEVLCLEYSKFSRYSTEPPRLLASASRDRLIHVFSVDQGYNFLQTLDDHSSSITAVRFFNQSNQNNQIQMVSCGADKSIIFRQLQSTPGGMPQFARGHNAQGKTTLYDMEVDSGQKHVLTACQDRNIRVYNVTTGKHSKTFKGSVGEDGSLIKVVLDASGIYVATSCTDKTLCVYDYYSGECMATMLGHSELVTGLRFSPDCRNLVSASGDGCIFVWRVPRDMVVTMQARLAQQAMRAGKRPSQVNGTGIDIQLDNETFGSPPPEFLDPNANPTSQNVGVDYRFSVGQLPLWAKKQINTANADESTVLGSNVRSLGVDLPKGRWAQRVQQGDGITVKSVYDSDEVIPFPPPRGAIDSDGGGGGGGSKDSSIDSGTETKCSSDYRRETIIIKRVIGGNVTVTRGSNITELTRQSRSRHHTDDSSLGSFKFEDHESTEHDGDVEDYSEGENGTTGSEKSHHRLMYYPAPEDTVSNQFTVNAMDVEELRRSQRRQKKPRNGESGRTSELTASGSQDDSDSEGGASTPSAERNPLSMLSEASSEGFDQLAKQSHREKFLKNAFESLSGAEEPTNRSAKTTSISSQFHGRLSGGDNGSNKVRNAAVVNATKQARGDADVVKKREELQRRIEETRKKLQSVGYKSSLKTSQSITDLSSHIPEKHHRSNRLSTGNKSGQQNQYSKPINPCKPMPNPKPPLKPQQLVNKISGVGNALPKLDISTENCLSKSPTTSCISDKTKPSLSRPLTLTLKKTEKYKLSLNKPNQSLPDSPVCEELKLLKEQCKKNVSRFARFAQKRRSCSYFIGLDDNEEDMENIAKSFESLPAMNERNIENLNDVMDDGDEGNGNFSDDSLEGDFKNPPRRCVSDYQINNMHMDNQAVQRNYSTYQNFPKRILTGSQESILSDASVESFSKGSAEILDYSHYDNDRHSSASFFLSRRKMQAGRSHESILTDESDYQMFPLHENIDHRSTESVLTDDSDSLVKSAPLEMLFDSHYKRKRQNSETYSGNPNNAVEQSNNTENAVNESSCRAVFRSKSLQDTRISQVRNENNYREDNVQPATCIYYEFNFNDQNDTNVEMRIGTKSDTISRSSSLKVPKEPQSMLILNDFVAHKPPKPKRNSARTQSMRNRARPAWNKYVDSTPQSSRVKSQESDDYTNKSRTEESRGTVRNDTDAKTEDGNENLHTSKRIEQLLQSSNYSLQGGEDKDSKIKFYSLQTRRSDKGIVYDAGGPMDNFAFDPNDSTCQTKSYQQDQIDASHTDRRCCFESQIPTKDTQETYDSLEPNGTNCDLQTTSMQTASNLLSTNARIDNLDASVDLRITRAIEGTVKLLSKEFENLVRREQYFMKEKCLRMSHCQETSENFAKLEAERDGRFCSLRRDIRFHSGGEDSDFADTSAIDRSIMESGSSTSASSCTNSPKRMWPPASRCQSHMKWTKTLPTINQVILPSKHLYAVSGKIGNKNTNASTRSGLGSANIGNQSRHTSTKNHSSHMTRSSSVGVLNQSDSESDVGAGNGRSWNNQAGNNRINALMRPTISSQNKINHQIKSNSSSNSNLPSVLRRRGMQGAYSSVNLSQVGNQEDSSSEDTSSNGNGGKPALPPRPRSISIDHSAANLSLPTTVRRSGSTTIISNGRSGNSTIGQNANRMSTANRNQLDPSPQELPVKDTDRAIDVASAELGTDKTLVSTQLCNTIADELTRTADNVVQLYKRLTIDNEDDPSRASIDRDTMLRGLESSVNETMRTLRLVVSGESHEGTTSTENVTINEATAKFQELLAGQDQGKVVNMMQQYSELLLNMMQQRMGGAQSSHT